Part of the Paenibacillus aurantius genome, GATGGAACCGCCACACTGATTCTGACCCAGGAGACTTCTCCCGGCTATGTGGTCACGTTCAAAAGCAAGGAAGACACCTTACATAAGCCTCAATTGATCGTTTCCGATACCGCGGTTCAGCCGGACGCCCCGTCCTGGCCGGCCGGCAGCGCCTTGCTTGGGAAGGGAGCTTCGGGATCCGCTCTATCCTTAAGCTGGACTCCTGCCTCCTCGGGCAGCGGGGAGATAACGGGTTACCGCGTTTACCGGAACGGGGAGCTCGTTCAAGCCTTGCCGGGCACCGCACAAGAGTATACGGTAACCGGCTTGCCGGACGGGAAAAGATACACGTTCCAGGTACAGGCCGGGGATTCGGCCGGCCGCTGGAGTACCGACGGGCCCATCTACAGCACCATTCAGACGAGGATCCCCACGGATGACGCTTATGTAAACTCGGGGACATCGGCAGACAAAAATTTCGGACAATCGGCGGATCTGCTGGTGAAGAACAATGTCGCCGATCTGACCCGGCGTTCCTACCTGCGGTTTGATCTGAACGGGATGAAGCCCGAAGAGATCGGATCCGCCAAGCTAATGATCTACGGGGCGATTACCGAAGCGGGTCCGACCTCCTTAAGCACTTCGATTGCCGGCGGCGAAGTCCAGGATTGGAGCGAGAAATCCATCACTTGGATGAACAAGCCGGACACCGAACATTATCTCGGCAAGTTTACGATTAACCGGACGATGAAGTGGAACGAGGTGGACGTCACCTCCTACCTCCGCAAGCAGGCACAGGGGGGCGGCCTCGCGACCTTCTCGCTGTTCCAGGATCTTTCTCCGGGATACGCCACCGTATTCAAAAGCAAAGAGGACATCCATAAGCCGTATTTGCTTATTTCCGCTTTGCCTGCCGATGGGAACGCCCCGTCTTGGCCGGCAGGAAGCGAGCTCACGGCGGCCGATGTGCAGGAATCGTCCTTAAAGCTTAGCTGGACGAAGCCAACGTCTTACGGCGGGGCCGAGCTTACTGGCTACCGCATATACAAGGACGGCGTTCTCCTTCAGGAGCTCCCGGCAACAGCCAGTACGCTTGCCTTGAACGGGCTGCAAAGCGACAGCCGATATACCTTTCAAGTGCAGGCGGGAGACAGTGCGGGGCGCTGGAGCACGGACGGCCCGCTGGTGACCGTGCGCATGCCGGGCAACGAAATCCTGCAGGTCAAGCAAGGCAATGTATTCGTTCAGCCGGATTCGGCTCAGTTCAAGGTTAGGACCGGAAGAAGCAGCGCTCAATGGATCGTGGAGGATGCTTGGGGACGGGAAGTGAAACGAGGCTCTTCGCCTGTAGCTGGAGGGGAACTTCTGCTTTCCGTACCGGTTGAGCAGAAGGGGTATTTTACCATCCGGTTCAGCCTGGAAGCCCCTGGGATGGAGCCGGTCATGCTGAGCACGCCGTTTGCCGTGCTGTCTCCTTTCGATGTGAAGGCGGTACCGGAATCCCCGTTCGGGTTTGCTACCCATCTGCATCGGACCGGGACGGGGTGGGGCTCCGATTTGATTGATCTCATCCAGGCTTCCGGAGCCAAGAACGTAAGGGATGGAATCGAATGGAACGGAATCGAGAAGCAGAAAGGCCAGTACACCTTCGCTCCGGTGCCGGACAATTATATGGCGAAGCTGAAAGAGCAGCAGGAGGACATGCTGTTCGTGGCCGGCTACAACAATCCGCTCTATGACAACAACAGCACCCCTTATACGGACGAAGGGCGCCAAGGGTTCGCCGACTATGCTAAATCGTATTTGGATCATTATGGAACCCAATTGAAGTGGCTCGAGGTGTATAACGAATTTAACATCGCCTTCGGCGACCGGGGGAACGGTCCCGCGGATTCGAGGCCGGATTATTATTACCCCCTTCTGAAGAAAACGTATGAGACGGTAAAAGTCGAAAGGCCGGACGTTACGGTTGTAGGCATGGCGACAGCCGGCGTGCCGCTCAGCTGGATGGAAGAGGTGTTCAAGCTTGGCGGACTACAATATATGGATGCGGTTTCGATTCATCCTTATCAATATCCGGCCGCACCGGAAGGCTTGATCGGTCAGCTGGCCGGAGTCCAGAGCCTGATCCGCCAATACAACAACGGGCAATCCAAGCCGTTATGGATCAGCGAGTTCGGCTGGCCGACGCAGGAAGACAGCAGAGGCATCGATGAGAAGACGCAGGCGGATTATCTGGTGCGCGGCCACGTGCTGGCGCTGGCGGGCGGCGTTGAGAAAATCTTCTGGTACGATTTCATGAATGACGGAACGAAGGCGGATTACAACGAGGACAACTTCGGGATTATCCGCAATGCCGCCGACCCCCAAGGAAAGCATACCCCGAAGCCGGCCTATGCGGCCTACGCCGCCATGACCCGGGAGCTGACCGGAGCGGACTACGTCCAGAAAGAATCGACACCGGACGGCATTTACAGCTATGCGTTCCGCAAGGATGGGAGGGACCTTCACGTCGCCTGGTCGCTGAGCTCCCAATCCATGGCGATTAAGACCTCGGGGCCGGTGGACATCACGGACCTGATGGGCAATACCCAAACCTACACCCCGCTCGATGGAAAGGTTTATATCACCTTGAGCGGAGAGCCGGTTTATATCCAAGGAACGATCGAAGGGTTGGTCCAGGATTCCACCTTTACGGTGACCTCGGGAGATAAGGCGGTTGCCACGGAGAAGGTGCAGCTCGATGTGAGAATGGTCAACCCGCTCGGCGAGCCGCTGTCGGTTTCGCTGGCTTCCGAGAACCAGACGGTAGAGCTGGCGGCCGAGGCTCACGGCACGGTCAGCGGCACCTTAAAGCTCGGATCCGTTGATCATACCGGTACCAAGCATGTCCGGGGAGACCTTCTCTCCGGAGGGAAACGAATCGGTTACTTGACTCATCAGGTTCGAATAGGCGAGCCTTATGAGATTCGGGTGCGTCCCGTAGTGGCCGATGAAGCGTCCCGCCTTGGGAAGATGAACGTGACCGTAACGAACCGCTTTAGCGGCCAATCGCTCCGTGTTCTTAAGGTGGATTGGGCCATGAACACTCAGACCGGTTCCATGGATTCCGGAAGGGAGGTGGCTCCGCTCGCCGAAGAGACCTTCTCCTGGGATGTGGGTACGGTAGATTATGACAAGAGTTACCCCTATCAAGTGACCGTCGATCTGGAGGGCTTCGGGCCGATTACCCTCTCAGGCAAAGTGGAATATAACCCCATTGCCTACAAAACCGTTCAGGTGGACGGCGTTCTGGACGATCCGGCCGCCGCTCCCTTAATCGATCTATCGAAGGCAAACAATAAAATTTCCGGCTATGGCGGTCCGGACGATGCCAGCGGGCTGGTCTGGCTGAATGCCGACCGGGATAATCTCTATATAAGCGCGAAGGTCACCGACAATGTGTGGGCTTACCCCGCTGGAGGAGGAGATCAGTGGCAGAACGACGGCTTTCAGTTCGCCCTGGCCGCCGGAGTACCGGGAGAGAGCAAGGCCTGGTACGAATTCGGGATGGCGGAAACGCCGGCCGGCCCGCAAATCTACCGGTTCCTCTCGCCGGCCGGGCTTCCGACGGGCCGCGTCGACAATGGGAAGCTTGTCATCGTTCGGGATGAGGCCCAGCATACGACCACCTATGAGATGGCTCTTCCGTGGTCCGAAATAAAGCCGATCCGGCCGGAAACGGACGAGATCGTCAGTTTCTCGCTTCTCTTAAACGACAACGACGGCGTACAGCGCCGCGGTTATATCGAATGGGGCTCGGGTATCGGGGGAGCCAAGGATCCTAAGCTGTTCCGGACGATCGAATGGATGAAGCCCGGCTCCCAGCTGAAGCTGGAATCGGCCGAAGGAACGTACAGCGATTCCATCGAGCTTAAGGCCACCTTAACCGATCCGGCCGGCCGGCCAATTGCCGGCGAATCCGTGGATTTTGAAGTGGAGGAGGGCTTGGTCGGCTCTGCCGTTACGAACCAAGAGGGAACGGCCTCGATCCGCTATACGATCAAGCAGGGAGCCGGTTCCTCGGCGGAAACCGTCGAATACCCGACGCGCGCCCTATACAAGCCCAAGGCCGGCTCGGCCTACAAAGGAAGCACAGTAGAATCCAAGCTGACGGTCCGCAAGGAGCAAGCCTCCTTGTCGGCCGTGAGTCCGTCCCTGGTAACTGTCGGAAGCGGGCAGACGCTTGACGTTGCTTTGGTCCAGAACGATGCGGAGCCTGGCCGGATGGAAGGCATCCCCGTGGGGGCCGTCATTACCCGGATGCTTCCAAATGGCACCCGCGGCGACACGGCGGTAACCGAGGCCGTTTATTCGACGGATGCTTCCGGAACGGCTCATCTACCGGTTCAGCTTGCCGCCGGATTATATGAGATCCGCTATGAGATTCAGCCCAATCCTTACTATCAGACGGCATCCGCCATCGCAACTGTACTTGTTGCGGAGCGCCTGCCGGACACGGCCAGCCTGAACGGATTTCTTCCGCTCCCCGGGGGCGGAGGTCCTCTCGGCCAGAAGGCGGGCAAGCTTCACCTTACTCTGCAGGGCGAGCGAACGCCGGGAGGGGAACTATCGGGCATGCTGCGTATCCATGCCGAACCTCAGGGGCTTGACTTGACTAGCCGCTCCTTGCAGTGGCTGGCGGCAGCGGGCTCCGAAACCTATATCCAGGCAGAGGCGGAGGATCAGCAGGCGAACTCTTACCTGGTGCGTATCATCGCCGCTAGCGGAGAAGACAGTGGAAGCCCCTCTCCTCGTATCAGCCTGCAGATGTGGAAACAAGAGGGTGATAAGGAAGAGCCGTTCTACGCGGCGTTCCTGCAGCCTTTGCGAGGAAACTTTACCTTACCATCAGGAGGTCAAACCGCATGATTCCCATAGCGGAAACAGCAGCACGCGTCTACGGTTACATGGTTCAAGATTACTCCGGGCAATGGGGAATGGACAGGGAAGCCTGGGACTGGGTCCCGGGCGTCGGAGTGATCGCTATGATGGAGTACGGGGAAACCTTCAGACGCCGCGAGGTCCTGGACGATCTTCATGAATGGGAGCAGCGCAACCGGGCGAAGTCGGCAGAGCTGAAAGTCATCAATGCTATCGCGCCATTCGCGATATACGCTCCTCTATGCCGGCACACGGGCGATACCTATTACTACGAATCGTCCGTCCGGGCAGCCGAGTGGCTGCTTCGGGAAGCCCCCCGCACAAGGGAAGGCGCCTTCGAGCATACCGTAACGGAAGAGGCTCAATTCCCTGAGCAGGTGTGGGCCGATACGGTCTTTATGGCGGTGCTGTTCCTGGCGAGAACGGCCAGGCTGACCGGCCATGCCGAATATGCCAAGGAAGCAGTGGAGCAGTCCCTGATTCATATGCGGCTACTGCAGGACAAGGAGACGGACGTTCTGTTTCACGGCTGGAACTGCATCACATCCGATCATATGTCCGCCGCCCGTTGGACCCGGGCGAACGCTTGGGTGGCGGCCGGCATACCGGAGATTGTTTCGGAGGTCGGAGGGCTTGCCCCCATTCCCGATGAACTGCGGATAAGGTATGAGCGTCTGATGAAGGGCCTCATCCGGTACCAGCAGCAGGACGGGCTTTGGAGCACGGTCATGGACCATCCCGATTATTACCGTGAGGCGTCCGGC contains:
- a CDS encoding CBM96 family carbohydrate-binding protein, with amino-acid sequence MKGLRNRHAWTFRRGMAALLTALLLWTAGLYEASAVWAAEAPLTPTDDTYANAGTKSEQTFGSSPDLLVKYQAADPNVTRQAYLRFDVKGFQPEAVGSAKLRIYGSVTEPGVSSVRISVYGGGQDGWAESTMNWGSKPEPEFFLGRLDVTPTAGWYEVDVTSYIRKQAGEDGTATLILTQETSPGYVVTFKSKEDTLHKPQLIVSDTAVQPDAPSWPAGSALLGKGASGSALSLSWTPASSGSGEITGYRVYRNGELVQALPGTAQEYTVTGLPDGKRYTFQVQAGDSAGRWSTDGPIYSTIQTRIPTDDAYVNSGTSADKNFGQSADLLVKNNVADLTRRSYLRFDLNGMKPEEIGSAKLMIYGAITEAGPTSLSTSIAGGEVQDWSEKSITWMNKPDTEHYLGKFTINRTMKWNEVDVTSYLRKQAQGGGLATFSLFQDLSPGYATVFKSKEDIHKPYLLISALPADGNAPSWPAGSELTAADVQESSLKLSWTKPTSYGGAELTGYRIYKDGVLLQELPATASTLALNGLQSDSRYTFQVQAGDSAGRWSTDGPLVTVRMPGNEILQVKQGNVFVQPDSAQFKVRTGRSSAQWIVEDAWGREVKRGSSPVAGGELLLSVPVEQKGYFTIRFSLEAPGMEPVMLSTPFAVLSPFDVKAVPESPFGFATHLHRTGTGWGSDLIDLIQASGAKNVRDGIEWNGIEKQKGQYTFAPVPDNYMAKLKEQQEDMLFVAGYNNPLYDNNSTPYTDEGRQGFADYAKSYLDHYGTQLKWLEVYNEFNIAFGDRGNGPADSRPDYYYPLLKKTYETVKVERPDVTVVGMATAGVPLSWMEEVFKLGGLQYMDAVSIHPYQYPAAPEGLIGQLAGVQSLIRQYNNGQSKPLWISEFGWPTQEDSRGIDEKTQADYLVRGHVLALAGGVEKIFWYDFMNDGTKADYNEDNFGIIRNAADPQGKHTPKPAYAAYAAMTRELTGADYVQKESTPDGIYSYAFRKDGRDLHVAWSLSSQSMAIKTSGPVDITDLMGNTQTYTPLDGKVYITLSGEPVYIQGTIEGLVQDSTFTVTSGDKAVATEKVQLDVRMVNPLGEPLSVSLASENQTVELAAEAHGTVSGTLKLGSVDHTGTKHVRGDLLSGGKRIGYLTHQVRIGEPYEIRVRPVVADEASRLGKMNVTVTNRFSGQSLRVLKVDWAMNTQTGSMDSGREVAPLAEETFSWDVGTVDYDKSYPYQVTVDLEGFGPITLSGKVEYNPIAYKTVQVDGVLDDPAAAPLIDLSKANNKISGYGGPDDASGLVWLNADRDNLYISAKVTDNVWAYPAGGGDQWQNDGFQFALAAGVPGESKAWYEFGMAETPAGPQIYRFLSPAGLPTGRVDNGKLVIVRDEAQHTTTYEMALPWSEIKPIRPETDEIVSFSLLLNDNDGVQRRGYIEWGSGIGGAKDPKLFRTIEWMKPGSQLKLESAEGTYSDSIELKATLTDPAGRPIAGESVDFEVEEGLVGSAVTNQEGTASIRYTIKQGAGSSAETVEYPTRALYKPKAGSAYKGSTVESKLTVRKEQASLSAVSPSLVTVGSGQTLDVALVQNDAEPGRMEGIPVGAVITRMLPNGTRGDTAVTEAVYSTDASGTAHLPVQLAAGLYEIRYEIQPNPYYQTASAIATVLVAERLPDTASLNGFLPLPGGGGPLGQKAGKLHLTLQGERTPGGELSGMLRIHAEPQGLDLTSRSLQWLAAAGSETYIQAEAEDQQANSYLVRIIAASGEDSGSPSPRISLQMWKQEGDKEEPFYAAFLQPLRGNFTLPSGGQTA
- a CDS encoding glycoside hydrolase family 88/105 protein; amino-acid sequence: MIPIAETAARVYGYMVQDYSGQWGMDREAWDWVPGVGVIAMMEYGETFRRREVLDDLHEWEQRNRAKSAELKVINAIAPFAIYAPLCRHTGDTYYYESSVRAAEWLLREAPRTREGAFEHTVTEEAQFPEQVWADTVFMAVLFLARTARLTGHAEYAKEAVEQSLIHMRLLQDKETDVLFHGWNCITSDHMSAARWTRANAWVAAGIPEIVSEVGGLAPIPDELRIRYERLMKGLIRYQQQDGLWSTVMDHPDYYREASGSAGIACGILRGIRSGWLSSELAEAAGRALPALVERIEADGCLSGVSGGTPVMESVEAYNRIACYPTLYGQGLMLMLLNAFEAAKAEEEGR